A window of Halobacillus naozhouensis genomic DNA:
AGTCCCAGTTCCGGGACATTCTTCCTTTTCCCTGAACCTGTTGATCGGCTATCACTACAGTTCCATGAGGTTTTCCTTGTTTGGCTAATTGATGAACCACTTCCTGTGTGGAAGCCACTTCAGCGTAATGATGAAGATTATGACCAAGCCAATCTGTATTTAGCCCCCACTGAAGAGTGTTTTCACTTACTTTATTAGGAAAAGAAACGATTTTATAGCCCTTTCTTTGCACCGCTTCAATTTCATAGCCATCTCTTTCTAGCTCCTTCATATGTTTCCAAACAGCCGTTCTTGAAATATCCAGGCTCTGCGATAAAGCTTGGCCGGAGATATGGCCTTGTTGTTCACTTAACAATTCAATTAATTGTTTACGGGTGGATTCCATTGATCGACCCACTCCTTTATTTGTTCATATTTGTTTGGCAATTGTTTATTGACGACAGCATATTCTATTTTTTCAACACCTGATTTAATCCAAGGTCCTTTTGGCTTTTGAGGAAATAACTGAATCAAATCCTTAGCTCCAAATGCCAGGTCGTTACGTGACTGAATCGGAAGCTTGGCTGCAACATTAGTAAGACACTGTTCTTCGATACGATACCCTAATGCTCTTAACAATTGGACAAAAGAGATTAGCAGGTGTTCCGGCAATTGATAAACAAGCCAATGAGTAACTTCATCCTTTTTCCGAAACTCACGTAACGCTTGGGCAAGCGAAAAAGAATCCCTTTTGACTTTATTAGATTGTTTCCAACTTTTCACCCACTGAAGTATATCTATGTTATTGTCTTGCTCGTAATAATAAGTGATCAAAACAGCAAACCCTTCTAAGCGATCTGCTGGTACAACCTTTTGCAAGTGATGGTATTTTGAAAAAATTGGAAGATGCGAAAAGACGCCAAGTTGGCTGCATAATTGCAGACCTTCCTTGTAGTTTACACCTGCTGTCAGTTTTGCAAATTCGATTGCAACGCGCTCTGTAGCAATATGCCCAAGTTTAGCTGCCTGATCTTCTATAGCAGTTCGTACTTCTGATTCGACTTCAAATTGAAGCTGACTGGCAAACCTCAAGGCCCTCATCATTCTTAACGGATCTTCACTGAAACGCGTCTGAGCGTCGCCAACTGCTCGAATCCGCCCATTTGCAAGATCATCTTTCCCTCCGTATGGGTCAATGATTTTTTCATTAGCATCCATGGCCATAGCGTTAATGGTAAAGTCTCGTCTTGATAAATCATCCTGTATTGATTGCACAAACGATACTTGGTCAGGATGCCTGAAATCGGTATACCCTTGCTCTGTCCGATACGTTGTCACTTCAAACGATTGAGATTGGTAACGGACAAGCACTGTCCCGTGTTCTACCCCAATAGGGATGACTTGATCAAAAACCTGGTTTACTTGATCAGGAGTAGCTGACGTAGCAATATCTATGTCACCGACAGGTCTGCCTAATACAAGGTCACGTACGGCCCCTCCCACTATATGACCCTCAAACCCTTTACGATGAAGTTGTGTTAATAAGCTGAAGGACGTTTGAAATAGCGGATCATTATACATCATTTAACACCTGACGATAAAGTTGTTCATATTGTTCAACAATAGCCGTCGAAGCAAACTTATCCCTTACAAATTGCTTCGCATGTTCCGAAAAGCGATGATGCGCAGCAGTATCCTGTAATATTTTTTCTGCAAAATGAACAACTTGTTCCGTATTACCTAGCTCGGTAATAAATCCAGTTTCTCCATGATCGATGACTTCAGGTATCCCGCCGATATTTGTGCCGATGCACGGCACACCGCACGCCATGGCCTCTAATAACACAAGGCCAAAACTCTCTTTTTCTGATAAAAGGAGCTTTAAGTCGGAAATGGAAAGCAATTCGCTTACATTTTCCTGTTTACCGAGGAAAAGTACTGCATCTGCTATTCCTAATTCCTCGACTAACTGATAGCAGGCAGCATACTCTGGACCATCCCCTACGAGAAGCAGTTTGGATGGAATGTTTTTTTGAATTTGAGCGAATGCCTGAATGACGTCCGGGACTCGTTTCACTTTCCTGAAATTTGAAATGTGGATCAACACTTTTTCACCTTTATCGATATGATATTGAGCCTTTAATTCATCATTCGGCTGTCTGTAATATTCTCGTTCATCTACAAAGTTATAGATGACGTCCATAGTCTTTTCTGTTTTGAGCATCTCCTGCGTTTGCTTCACTAAACTTTCTGATACAGCCGTGACACGATCCGATTGTTCAATTCCGAATTTAATCATCTGTTTTAAACTTGAGTCAATTGCCAGTACAGTAATATCTGTTCCGTGCAGAGTAGTGACAATTTTAACATCATGTTCAGCCATTTGCTTAGCCAGGATCGCTAATACAGCATGTGGCATTGCATAATGAACATGCAGAATATCAAGATTTTCACGATTAATTACCTCAGCCATTTTATTAGCAAGTGCTAAATCATAGGGGGGATGCTGGAAAACGGGATAGCTGCTTACCTCTACTTCATGGTAATAAATGTTTGGATAGACTCGATTTAACCGAAACGGGACTTGTGAAGTAATAAAGTGTATTTCATGCCCTCTTTCAGCTAATATTTTTCCTAATTCAGTTGCAATTACCCCTGAGCCCCCAACAGTGGGGTAACAGGTTATTCCTATTTTCGACATACCATTACACCTGATCTTTCTTCTCAAACTTCTCTTTCACAATGTTTCGCCACTGAAAATCTCCACGGTCTAATCCACGAATGAAAATTTCGGCGCTGGCTAAATTAGTAGCCAACGGAACACGATGTACATCACAAATACGCAACAGTGCACTCACATCAGGCTCATGGGGCTGAGCTGTAAGAGGATCACGAAAGAAAATGACCATATCTATTTCTTCCTGTGCAATTTTGGCACCAATTTGCTGATCGCCTCCGACAGGGCCAGATTGAAACCTGTAAACATCCAATCCTGAGGCCTCAGAAATTTTTTTCCCTGTTGTACCAGTAGCAAATAATTGATGGTCCTGAAAAATATGCTTGTATGCTGTTGCAAATTGGATGATTTCCTGCTTTTTCTCATCATGCGCAATTAATGCTATATTCATGCCATATCCCCCTATTAATCGAGTAAATGTTCTAGACCATATACAAGCGTATCAATATTCATTACTTCAGTAGCTGCCAGTTTAACGCCTGACATAAAAGATTCACGATGGAGGGAATCATGCTTGATCGTCAGTGTTTGTCCAAGACCGCCAAATATCACCTCTTGGTGGGCCACAAGTCCAGGGAGTCTGACACTGTGTATTTTCATTCCATCTACATCTGCTCCGCGTGCACTTTGTAATGTTTCTTTTTCATCTGGATGGCCTTGGTGATGTGATTCACGTTCTTCTTTAATTAGATCAGCTGTCTTTATTGCGGTACCTGACGGTGCATCAAGTTTCTGATCATGATGCTTTTCAATAATTTCAACATCAGGAAAATGTTTGGCAGCCCATTTAGAGAATTGCATCATTAAGACAGCACCCACTGCGAAATTTGGAGCAATAACCGCTCCAAGTTGTTTGGATTCACTCAGATTCGTTACTTCTTCTAGTTGATCTGGAGTAAAACCTGTGGTTCCTACCACTGGACGAATACCATTTTCAAGGGCTAGTTTCGTATGCTTATAGCCAAATTCGGGTGTAGTTAAATCGATGAGTACATCAGCATCTACTTCATTAAGGCAAACCTCAGCATCTGTATAGATTATAGCATCTAAATCCCGCAATCCAGTCACTTCACTAATTTTTTCTCCTTCATGCTTGCGGTCGATGCAAGCCACTAGTTGAAACTGCTCTTCATTTGCGATCATTTTTAGTGCTTCTTGTCCCATTTTCCCTCTAGGACCAGCAACAACTACATTAATCTGTTTCATTTTATATTTTCTCCATCCTTTCTAGTCCAGCGGTTTTTATCTCTTGTTTCAATTTTGCTCATTGAGCTTTCGAATGCTTGAGACAGATCGATATCAAGTGAATTGGCAAAGCATGTAAGCACGAAAATGACATCTCCCATTTCCTCTTCTAATGCCTTTTCGCCTTCTGACGACTTTTTTTTCTTCTCACCATATCGATGATTGATTTCTCTGGCCATTTCTCCTACTTCTTCAGTCAATCTTGCCTGCAAGGCCAGAGGGGAGAAGTATCCCTCTTTAAATTGTGATATGTATTGATCTACACGTTTTTGTATGTCTTCAGTTGTGTACTTCATCATCCACGCCCCCTTTTTCAGTTCTAACATTCCTTCTTAAATGTTAGCCAAAAGCAGAGCTTTTGACAAATTATTAAACTTTCAACCATTGTAGCTTGCAAATCACTTCTTTATAATATAAGTCATGTAACTTTAATTGGAGGTGTTGGATATGCATGTATTTGGCTTAAAGATGAAAAATATTTTGTTTATAATAGTTGGAGCGGCCATATTTTCATTTGGATTGGTCCATTTCAACATTCAAAACGAATTAGGAGAAGGTGGATTTACCGGCATTACCCTATTACTTCTCTACCTTTTTAATTGGGATCCTGCATTAATGAATATTCTCTTAAATATTCCTGTCCTCATAATCGGATGGCGTATTCTCGGGCGCAATACTTTTTATTATTCGTTATTAGGTATCGTGGCTGTATCTCTATTTATCCGTTTATCGCAAATGTATCTTATTGAAATTGATCTGGCTTCTGATTTAACATTAGCCTCCTTGTTTGCAGGAGTTTTCGCAGGGGTGGGTCTAGGCATCATCTTCCGTTACGGTGGAACGACCGGAGGTGTCGACATCATCGCAAGACTCATCCATAAATACTTAGGATGGAGTATGGGCCGCGCTATGTTTGTCTTTGATGCCATCGTCATCTTTATCTCTATTGTTACATATTTGAATCCTATAAAGGGGATGTACACCCTTGTAGCTGTTTTCGTCGGTGCAAAAGTAATCGACTTTATTCAAGAAGGGGCTTATGCTGCAAGGGGCGCGACTATTATTTCTCAACAGAGCGATCAAATTTCGAACAAGATCAATAAAGAGATGGATCGAGGAGTTACCGTACTACAGGGAAAAGGCTCTTTCACAGGCTCAAACCGAGACGTTCTATACTGTGTGATTGGAAAGAATGAAATCGTACGATTAAAGACAATCATTCATAATATTGACCCTCATGCCTTTGTGGCAATGAGTCATGTCCATGATGTATTAGGGGAAGGATTTACCCTGGACGAAAATAAGAACCCTATAGAAGATTAAAAAATAAAAAAACCCATTGTTCTGTTGAACAATGGGTTTCATAACCGAATTTTGAGGACTACTCTTCATTCATCCCGACGAACATAAATACGAATCTTAATAATTCAGCTAAAGCCACAAGTGCTCCAGCTACATATGTCATAGCTGCTGCATTGAGAACCTTCTTGGTCTTTCTCTCTTCATCATTCCGGATAATACCCGTAGATACCAGCTGGCTCATCGCCCTGCTTGAAGCATCAAATTCTACAGGTAAAGTAATAAGCTGGAACAAGACTGCAGCAGCAAAGAAGATAATTCCTGCTAAGGCAAGACCTGTCATGCCTAGTAAAAATCCACCAATAATTAAAAAGATGGAGATGTTTGAGCCAAAACTTGCCACTGGGACTAATGCACTTCGGAAACGTAAAAACGCATACTCTTGAGCATCCTGAATGGCATGCCCAACTTCGTGGGCAGAAACAGCTGATGCCGCCATCGACCGGCCATGATAGTTACCTGAAGATAACCGGATCACTTTAGAACGCGGGTCATAATGATCGGATAACATTCCTTTTACTTCTTCAATTCGAACATTAAACAAACCATTGTCATCAAGGATTTTTCGTGCCACTTCTGCCCCAGTCATTGAAGAAGAGGTCGAGACTTTAGAATACTTTTTATATGTGCTCTTCACTCGGGAAGAAGCCCAAATGGGTACAATTAACAGAATCGCAAAGTAGATTAGAAAACCAGCCATGTTCATTCCTCCATCTTGGATGTAAACTACATTTATAGGTCAATTTTAGTCAAAAACCACTGAAAAATCAACTATTAAGTTTGTCACGCGCATGTTTTTCTCGCTTCTCCGCGACATATTTTCTCGCCCCCACATAGATAAGTGTAATGAGTATTGTAGCCCCAATAACGGCTGCTGTCCATAGAAAGGCATCAAAGCCTATAAGAGAAGACTTATCATCGAGCAGCTTGTCCAATTGTTTAGCAATTTCTTGCTTGGCCACTAATGTACCGCTGCTAGTATAATCTTCTATGGCCTGTGAGACAGGGTCTAATCCCTCTTGTTCAATGTACAACTTTAATGTTGGCAGAAGTGACTGCCAATGAGACACTACTTCTGTCGCTGGCACATCCGCTTGACTCAAATGCTCGCGTAATGAGTGAAGCTCATTACGGATGAAATCCTCAGGACGGTGATTTCCTACTGTCTCTACATAGAATAGAAACTTATCCACTTCCATCTCACTTATATCTCTTTGTTCCCTGGCAATAGGTTGAATGAGTTCATAGAATGTTTCCTGGTGCTGCTTTGATAAAGTATTTATATATTGTTCCATTTCTGCACGGCGATTATTCAGCATCCGATTGGCAAGCCCGTATTTCTCATCCTCCATTAAATGATAGTATTGTTCCGAAAATACACTCCACGAATGATGATCAGCGTTAATGTACTTTGATTCATTAATGTTTGGAACAAACAGGCTTAAACAGACAACGAAACAAAGCATA
This region includes:
- the dapB gene encoding 4-hydroxy-tetrahydrodipicolinate reductase; this encodes MKQINVVVAGPRGKMGQEALKMIANEEQFQLVACIDRKHEGEKISEVTGLRDLDAIIYTDAEVCLNEVDADVLIDLTTPEFGYKHTKLALENGIRPVVGTTGFTPDQLEEVTNLSESKQLGAVIAPNFAVGAVLMMQFSKWAAKHFPDVEIIEKHHDQKLDAPSGTAIKTADLIKEERESHHQGHPDEKETLQSARGADVDGMKIHSVRLPGLVAHQEVIFGGLGQTLTIKHDSLHRESFMSGVKLAATEVMNIDTLVYGLEHLLD
- a CDS encoding sporulation protein YpjB; amino-acid sequence: MGRALMLCFVVCLSLFVPNINESKYINADHHSWSVFSEQYYHLMEDEKYGLANRMLNNRRAEMEQYINTLSKQHQETFYELIQPIAREQRDISEMEVDKFLFYVETVGNHRPEDFIRNELHSLREHLSQADVPATEVVSHWQSLLPTLKLYIEQEGLDPVSQAIEDYTSSGTLVAKQEIAKQLDKLLDDKSSLIGFDAFLWTAAVIGATILITLIYVGARKYVAEKREKHARDKLNS
- a CDS encoding CCA tRNA nucleotidyltransferase, producing MYNDPLFQTSFSLLTQLHRKGFEGHIVGGAVRDLVLGRPVGDIDIATSATPDQVNQVFDQVIPIGVEHGTVLVRYQSQSFEVTTYRTEQGYTDFRHPDQVSFVQSIQDDLSRRDFTINAMAMDANEKIIDPYGGKDDLANGRIRAVGDAQTRFSEDPLRMMRALRFASQLQFEVESEVRTAIEDQAAKLGHIATERVAIEFAKLTAGVNYKEGLQLCSQLGVFSHLPIFSKYHHLQKVVPADRLEGFAVLITYYYEQDNNIDILQWVKSWKQSNKVKRDSFSLAQALREFRKKDEVTHWLVYQLPEHLLISFVQLLRALGYRIEEQCLTNVAAKLPIQSRNDLAFGAKDLIQLFPQKPKGPWIKSGVEKIEYAVVNKQLPNKYEQIKEWVDQWNPPVNN
- a CDS encoding YitT family protein, whose translation is MHVFGLKMKNILFIIVGAAIFSFGLVHFNIQNELGEGGFTGITLLLLYLFNWDPALMNILLNIPVLIIGWRILGRNTFYYSLLGIVAVSLFIRLSQMYLIEIDLASDLTLASLFAGVFAGVGLGIIFRYGGTTGGVDIIARLIHKYLGWSMGRAMFVFDAIVIFISIVTYLNPIKGMYTLVAVFVGAKVIDFIQEGAYAARGATIISQQSDQISNKINKEMDRGVTVLQGKGSFTGSNRDVLYCVIGKNEIVRLKTIIHNIDPHAFVAMSHVHDVLGEGFTLDENKNPIED
- a CDS encoding nucleotide pyrophosphohydrolase, which gives rise to MMKYTTEDIQKRVDQYISQFKEGYFSPLALQARLTEEVGEMAREINHRYGEKKKKSSEGEKALEEEMGDVIFVLTCFANSLDIDLSQAFESSMSKIETRDKNRWTRKDGENIK
- a CDS encoding zinc metallopeptidase, translating into MAGFLIYFAILLIVPIWASSRVKSTYKKYSKVSTSSSMTGAEVARKILDDNGLFNVRIEEVKGMLSDHYDPRSKVIRLSSGNYHGRSMAASAVSAHEVGHAIQDAQEYAFLRFRSALVPVASFGSNISIFLIIGGFLLGMTGLALAGIIFFAAAVLFQLITLPVEFDASSRAMSQLVSTGIIRNDEERKTKKVLNAAAMTYVAGALVALAELLRFVFMFVGMNEE
- the mgsA gene encoding methylglyoxal synthase — protein: MNIALIAHDEKKQEIIQFATAYKHIFQDHQLFATGTTGKKISEASGLDVYRFQSGPVGGDQQIGAKIAQEEIDMVIFFRDPLTAQPHEPDVSALLRICDVHRVPLATNLASAEIFIRGLDRGDFQWRNIVKEKFEKKDQV
- the bshA gene encoding N-acetyl-alpha-D-glucosaminyl L-malate synthase BshA, giving the protein MSKIGITCYPTVGGSGVIATELGKILAERGHEIHFITSQVPFRLNRVYPNIYYHEVEVSSYPVFQHPPYDLALANKMAEVINRENLDILHVHYAMPHAVLAILAKQMAEHDVKIVTTLHGTDITVLAIDSSLKQMIKFGIEQSDRVTAVSESLVKQTQEMLKTEKTMDVIYNFVDEREYYRQPNDELKAQYHIDKGEKVLIHISNFRKVKRVPDVIQAFAQIQKNIPSKLLLVGDGPEYAACYQLVEELGIADAVLFLGKQENVSELLSISDLKLLLSEKESFGLVLLEAMACGVPCIGTNIGGIPEVIDHGETGFITELGNTEQVVHFAEKILQDTAAHHRFSEHAKQFVRDKFASTAIVEQYEQLYRQVLNDV